The genomic DNA CGGTCGGAGCCGGCGGAACCATCATCCGGACAAGGACGGGCGGGGCGTATTGGGAGCTGGTTGATTCGGGTACGCGACTCTGGCTCGAGGATATTGAGTTCTTTTCTGAAACAACTGGGGTCGTGGTTGGCGATAAGGGTACCGTCCTTCGAACGGCGGACGGCGGCGAAACCTGGACAAAGATCAAGACGGAAATAAAGGAGAACCTTTACGCCGTAAGTTTTTCCGACGATAACAACGGCTTCATTGTCGGAGCCGGCGGCCTGATACTCAGAACGGTCGACGGCGGCATGACCTGGGCCGATCAGGAATCGCCGCTGCGAAACAACCTCTTTGCCGTAACGGCGACTGGCCAAAACAGCGCGATCGCAACCGGCGATTTTGGAACGATCCTGATCACCGAAGATGGAGGAAAAACGTGGGCGATGCAGCCGGCCGGCACGAGCAAACTTCTGCAAGCGGTTGCCTCACGCGGCGGTTCAAAAGTGTGGGTGACTGGACGCGGCGGAACGATATTGAGGCGAACGGAACCATTCTCAAAACAGCTCATAAGTTGGCCCAAATCGCCGCCTGTGCTCATCAAAGCGGGAAACAAAATAAAACCGCAAATACGAAAGCCGCTCGTCACCATTGCCGATGACGGCGACATTCCAATTGCCGTTCCGCAAAAGAAGCCCTAGTTATTTAACTTCACGATAACCGAAAGCCACTCGCCGGAGATCTCAAATTTGAAGTTTGAAATTTGAAATTTCTTTAGCGCCTCAGTGACCTCGTCTCGCTGTTCGACCAAAATGCCGGAAAGAAGCAATGTGCTCTTCGCTTTGGCGATCAGCAAACCCAGGATCGGCACGATCACATCGATCGTCAGATTTGCGATGACAAGATCAAACTGCGGCGTGTGTTCGTTGATCGACCCAAAACTGAATTCGATCGCATCGCCGACGCCGTTTTGGATCGCGTTTTCCCTTGCGATCTCCACCGAATCTAAATCGGTGTCACACGCCAGGATATTCACCACAGAGGACAAAGAGGCTACGGAGGAAGGCAACGAAACCGTTTTCTCTTTCTCTCTGACCTCTGTGTTTTCTGCGGTTTGTTTCCTCAACTTGGCAACAGCGATAGCCAAGATCCCGGTTCCCGTCCCGACATCAAGCACGCTTTGTCCGGCTATGTAGTGATCACCGATCGCCCGCAGGCAGAGCTGTGTCGTGTCGTGGGTGCCGGTTCCAAAGGCCATATTCGGCTCGATGCTGATAATGATCTTGTCCGGATCATTTGGCTTTTCCCAGGGCGGCGTGATGATAAATTTGCCGATCGGCGTTGGCCGCCAGTGTCTTTTCCATTCGGCAAGCCAGTCGGTTTGCTCGACGGTCTTCGATTCGATTCTATCGATCGCCGATCGATCCAGATCATACACCGGCAGGATAAGGTCGAGTTGATCGCGGGCCTCATCGACATCCGGAGGCAAAGCAAAAAAGGGGCTGACGGTGACCATATCGCTAGGGCCTTTGCGAAGGTGGTTGATCTCGGTGCCGAGGGCGTCCATTTCTACAAGTGCGTGCTCGATCGCCTCAGCGGCCGCCGCCACGGCGTTGACCTCGAGCGAATACCAGATCTGTTTGCTTTCTAATGACATTTGTTGCGAGAAATTGGCAGCAAGCTATCGCTTTCGATCGAGCCCAATGTCGTCTAGAGTGCGTTCCTGATTTCGCCAATCTTCCACGACCTTGACGAAGAGTTTCAAGTAGACATGCTTACCTAGCAGTTTTTCTATATCTATGCGGGCCTTAGTCCCGATATCCTTGATGCGTGAGCCCATTTTGCCAATGACGATCTTTTTTTGTGACGCTCGCTCGACAAAGATCACACACGCTATCTTGACGGTTTTGGGATCAGATTCGTCAAATACCTCGGTCACGACCGCCGTCACGTACGGGATCTCTTCGCCAGTGCTCGCCAATATCTTCTCGCGGACCATTTCGGCTGCGATCGAACGCATCGACTGATCGGTCATCTCGTCTTCGGCAAATATCGGTTCGCCGACAGGAAGGTGCTTGATGATCAGGTCGAGTAAGATATCGATAGAGTCGCCTTTCAATGCCGAGAGCGGCAGCAATTCTGCAAAATCGTATTCCTCAGAATACAGCTCGATCAGCGGCAGGAGGCCGCCCTTTTCCCTGATCTTGTCGATCTTGTTAAAGGCAACGATCGCCGGCTTCTCTGACTGTTTGACAAGGTCGAGGACGAACCGGTCGCCATTGCCGGTCGAAACGCTTGCATCGCGCATTAACACGAGCAGATCCACCGACAATATAGCGTCGTGCACGCTGGTCATCATTCGCCGGTTCAACAAATGCCCGGGTTTGTGAACGCCCGGGGTATCGACAAAAACGATCTGTCCGTCATCGCGAGTGACGATCCCCTGAATTCGATGGCGTGTTGTCTGCGGCTTATTGGAAACGGCGGCGATCTTTTCGCCGACAAGTCGATTTAGAAGCGTAGATTTTCCCGCATTTGGGCGGCCGATGAGCGCGACATAGCCGCTTCGAAAGTTCTCTTTGGACATTGATTAGACGTTAACAGATTTGGCGCGGCAAACAAAAAATAAAAGGCCGCCGCAGACTATTGATCCTTCAGGAGCCGTTGCTTCCCGCTCATAGCTTCACGAAAAGCCCCGTCTTTGACGTCGCCGAATTGGATCGCTCTATCATACGCCTGCATCGCCATACTATTCTGGTTAAAGAACTCGTAAAGGCGGGCGATAGCAACGTATGTCAGTGACAACAGAGCAGGGTCGGTCTTTGGGGTCGCTTTCCTGAGAGCATTGCCGTAAAAGGTTTGAGCATCAACGAGCCTTGCGGCCTGGGCATCTTGATCTGTGATCTGTTCGGCCGAGAGGCTGGCAACACGTCCAAGGTTGTAGTAGATCCTTACGTCATCCGGTTCTTCTATCAACAGTTGTTTAAGGTCGGCATTCGCTTTGGTAAAGTTCTTCGCGTTGATCAATTTCTGAATTTCAAGCAATCGCGTCGTTACCGGATTTTCGGCCAATACCGATGTTTCCGGCTTCGTCTTTCGAGATGCATGCGCTGCCATAGCTCGTTTGCGGGCATCCGCATTTTGAGCGAGTCGATCGGTTTCTTTGGTCGGGTCAAAAGTCGCAAGCATCTCGCGCATTGATGATGCGATATCAAAACCCGAATCTTCAGTACCTTCAAGCTGTTCGGCAAAATAGAATGCCAAAACGGCGCCTTTCTCGTAATCGACGGAAAGCCGCAATGCGGTTTCGTCGGCAAGGGCAGCTTTGAATTTGTTCAGCTCCGTCGAAATTTCCAACCGCTCGGCGTCTGACTTTACCATTCCGATCTTTCGCCTGGCCTGATCGAGGGCAATGGAGCTCTTGACGTACTCTTCCTGCCTCGCGTCGACCGCCGCGATCAACGAACGCGAGACGGTCAAAAACACGTCCGGCGAGATCGACGGGTCGACCTTGCGGCGCTCATCGAGCAATACTTTTATTGCATCCTTGATGCCAAGGATCTCCTTGGAATTCTTCAGTACGAGCGGATCCACAACAAACTGTAAAAAGGCACGGCGAACCTCCGAGTAACTAAGATCCTTATCAGGCGGCAGGACAACGAAGTAATCATCCTTAATATTCAGAAAATTCACATTTCCAACAGGACTCAGCATTTCCGGCACAATGATGAACCGGCGTTCGTGATCGCGGACCTCTATCTTCTGCAGTACAGCTTTGTTGCTCTTGCTCCTGCCCGTCTCGATCTTGATCTTCTCAGAATAAAAAAGCTCAGGTTTTGTATGCAGATAATCGAGCAGATCACTGACCATATCGCGGGCAGAGGCCCGGAGAATTCCGTCAGCGTCCGTTCGGTAGGTCTTTACATATTCGTCGAGCCTTGCCGAGATCCCTGATCGTCGATAAAACTCACGAACCAACGGGGCAAAATCAAGGACATCCAGCAGGCTGCCGGGCAGATCACTGGTGACGACCGGATCGGCCAGTTCCGGGGCGGCTGACAGAGTGTACGCCATCGAAATAAATGGCGAAACGACCTCGGCATCAGTCGCCTTTGAGTGTCGCTTTTTGTGCTGGATCAGGAAATTCGTGATCTTTGATCTGAGGTCATTCGGCAGATCGGCGGTATCCGCCAAAAGCCGTTCGCGAAACTTCATTCCGTTTGCAGATAACGGAGTATTGATCAGCTTTACCGTTTGACCGGATTCATTCGTTGTGTGAGCCATTTCGAGTGTCGCCAAAACCACGATCAGCCGTTTGTCGGGCTCAATTCGGACACCATAATTAGAAAGGTCAAATCCCGGTGCCGGCGTCTGCGCCGTCGCCCCGAGGGCCAATACCGCCAATAATGTGAACAAAAGGATTTTTCGCATCTGTGTTTCCGAGCGTTCTCTCAAAATTTTCCGCAACTTAAAAGGATGATATTTCCCGGGCAAAAGATGTACACGCTCTTCAACGAAACAAAGGTAAAGGACAAATGGCTCGTCCTTTACCCTTAGTGTTTAAGTCGTGAATTGCCGGCCTAGTTAAAGCTGCTGAGAGCTTCGCCTTCGTCGTCGTAGACGTCAAATACGGTCAGGAGCTTAGTGATCGCCAGCAGATCTTGGATCTTCTGTGTAAGTTTCAAAAGCTTGAGCGTTCCGCCTTCTTTGTTAACAGCAGTAAAGCTCGAAACCAATTCGCCGATGCCGCTCGAATCAATATAACCGACACCCGCGAGATTCAGAAGGATCTTGTTCTTGCCTTCGCCCAATAAGCGGCGAATGGTCGTGCGAAGAGCAACGCTGCCTTCGCCAATTGTAACTTTTCCGTCCAGATCAAGGATCGTGACGTCGCCTGCCTGGCGTTCGGTGATTGTGATATCTGACATTTATTTCTCCTAATTTAGTAATTTTTGCGTTAGCCGATTTTAGACCAATGTGAACCTAAAAGTCCACGTAGTAAAAAGTAATTATCTTTTCTTCAGCATTCTCACGACCATTCCGCCGTCCGGATGGTTTGACCAGTGGATCTTGTCCATGAATGAATTCATAAACAAAATACCGCGCCCGTTCGTTTTCAATAAGTTCTCAGGGTTAGTTGGGTCCGGGATCTCATCGACCGCAAATCCCAACCCGTGGTCGCGAACGGTTACCTCAAATCCATCAGGTACATCAGCAAACGTCACTTCCACAGCTTTTGTTTCGTCAAACTTGTTGCCGTGCTTGACCGCATTTGCAACCGATTCGCGAATGGCAAGGTCAATAGCAAAGACCAACTCGTCACCAAACCCGCGGCTCTTGGCAAATTCGTCGGCCTTCATCGCTGCCTCTTCGACAGATTCAATTCGACTCGGCAGTGTTATTTCGTGTTTCTCAGCCACAATTATATTTGTTTTAACTTATCGGTTTACGCACTTTACTGTCAAGACAAACGCGTGACATTCGATCTAAGATGAATGTAATGAAGCTGACCTCAGCAAACTCCATTCGCGGCAGGGTTGTGTTGCCGGGCGACAAATCTATGTCGCATCGGGCCGCTATGATCGCCTCGATCGCAGAGGGCACGACACGGATCGAGAATTTCTCGCGGGCGGTCGACTGTCAAACGACCCTTGACGCAATACGGTCGCTTGGCGTCGAGGCAGTTCGGAACGGCACGACGGTTATGATCGCCGGAAACGGGAAACGCGGTCTCCGTGCAGCCTCAAGCCCCATCGATTGCGGCAACAGCGGAACGACAATACGCTTGATCTCAGGTATTTTGGCAGGACAATCGTTCGAATCGGTTCTCACAGGCGACGAGTCGCTCGCAAAGCGTCCAATGAAAAGGATCATCGATCCGCTGCGGGCGGGCGGAGCCAAGATCAAAGCCGAAAATAATCACATTCCGCTTCATATTTTCGGCGGTCAAACCCTTTACGGCCGCGAACACAAAATGGAGGTCGCGTCCGCACAGGTAAAATCATGCATTTTGCTCGCAGGACTATATTCTGACGGCACCACGACCGTCATTGAACCGGTCGCAACTAGAGATCATACCGAGCGAATGCTGCGATGGTTCGGCGTCGAGGTTGTCGAAGAGGAAGTTTGCGGCGGCAGATCCATTTCGCTCGATGGTTCGGCTCAGTTGACTTCAATCGATCTGAACATTCCTGCTGACATTTCGTCCGCGGCCTTCTTTTTGGCGGCAGCATCGTGTTTGCCAAACTCGCAGATCGCGATGCCAAACGTCGGAATCAACCCGACGCGAAATGCGGTCCTCGAGGTGCTTTTGCAGTTTGGGTCAGATATCTCGATAGAGAACGAACGCATCGTCTGCAACGAACCGGTCGCTGACCTGATCGTCAGATCCAGGCAAATTACCGGTGCCGCAACCGCACCAAATATTTTGCGCGGTAACATCATTGCAAATCTGATCGACGAGATCCCGATCCTGGCGGTCTTGGGAACACAGCTCGAAGGCGGTCTTGAGATCCGCGACGCGGCCGAACTGCGTGTAAAGGAATCCGACCGTATCGCATCTATAGTTGAGAATCTTCGACGAATGGGAGCCGGTGTAATCGAATTTCCCGATGGTCTTCGAGTGTCACAGTCGCAGTTGCACGGAGCACTTATCGACTCGTTCGGCGATCACCGGATCGCGATGGCATTTGCAGTCGCTGCATTGTTTGCGGAAGGAGAAACAGAGATCAACGGCCACGAATGTGTCGATATTTCATTCCCCGGCTTTTTCGAAACACTGGCTGGTGTCGTAGTGTAAAAGTAGCTCGACCGCAAAACACGCGAAAAAGATCGATTAGAAAGGTATAAGAGGTGCGGCTCAGAATTTCATCGATCGAGTGAGGTCTAAATCGTTTTTTTCGCGTCTTTTTGCGTATTTCGCGGGCAAGTTCCTACTGATGAACAAAGACATCAAAATTGCAGTCACGGGTTTCATGGGCGTCGGCAAATCGAGCGTCTCGCGGCACCTTGCGCATATGCTCAAATGCAGACGCGTCGATCTCGATCACATCATCGAAGAATCCGAAGGCCGAACGATCGCCGCGATAATCGACGAGGTCGGCGAAGCCGCTTACCGTGATATCGAGACCGACAATCTGGAACAGGTCTGTAATCGACCTGATGTCCGGATACTCAGCCTCGGCGGTGGCACATGGACGATGGAACGAAACCGTGAGCTTTTGAAGGAACATGGCTTTACAAGCGTTTGGCTCGAAGCAACGTTCGAACATTGCTGGCTAAACATCGCTTTCTCGCGCAAGGACCGCCCGCTCGCACGAAATAAGCAAAACGCTATAAGACTGTTCGAAGAAAGACAGAAGGTTTACTGTCTCGCCGACTGGCATTTCATCGTTCGCTCCGATTACACCTCATACGATGTAGCCCGCAATATAAGGGAAGAGATTTTTTCCTGATTCGAGACTTTTTCTCTTGCGCTTATCGCGAATTTGAATCAAACTTATCTCACTAATTAATTAGCGCCCGACGAGAGCAATTTCCGAGGGTCCGTGTGGTTAGGATCGCAGAATGTTCTTTTGAAGATCAGCGATAATAGATCGGATTTTAATAAACAGAGTTTTTCGGGAGGAAAAATGAGAGTTAAGTATTTTACAGTTCTAACTTTGGCGATCGCCCTCTTTGTGAGTGCGTGCGGCAAGAGCGACGCTGACCTGACAAAGGCGGCAACTGACAAATTGGCTGCCGATAAGGTAACAGGCGTTACCGTAGTCGTCAAAGACGGCGTGGCAACACTCACCGGCGAAGTCGCTGACGTCACGGTCAAGAGCAAAGCCGAAGCTGCGGTCAAATCGGTCGAAGGCATCAAGTCGGTGACCAATAGCGTCACGACCAAGCCGCTGCCGACACCTGCTCCGCCGTCACCGGACAAGATGCTCGAAGGCACGATCAACGAAGGCCTCAAGAAAAAAGCTATCAGCGGTGTTACAGTTGCTGTTAAAGACGGCGAAGTAACGCTCAGCGGAACCGTCGACAAGGCAAAAGTTGCCGAGGTCATGATGGTCGCCAATGAAGCGAAACCAAAGAAAGTTGTCAACAATCTCAACAAATAGGCCGACACAGGAGGAATTATGTCAGTACAAGAAAAATATCAGTCTCTTCTTGAACTCGCGAACGCCAACGGCACAACCTATGAGTTGAGCGAAGGCGACGGAGTTCTCCACATCACCGGAAACGCCCCTGACGAAGCTGCAAAAGCTGCACTCTGGGCACAGTATGAGGCGATCGACCCTGATTTCTCAGGCGGCGATCTGATCCTCAACATCTCGACCGGCTCCGGCGATGCCGGCGGCGGAGCCAATACCTACACCGTTGTTTCAGGCGACAGCCTGAGCAAGATCGGCAGCAAGTACGGCATCCCCTGGAAAGCCATCTGGGACGCCAACCGCGACATCCTCAATCACCCGGACAAGATCTATCCGGGACAGGAATTGAAGATTCCCTAAACGGAAACTTTTATCTAGACAGAAAAGCCTGCTCATTTCGATGGGCAGGCTTTTTGTTGCCCACGAAACACTCGAAAAACACGAAACATTGCGATCTAAATTTCCTTTCGACTATTTTGTGTATTTCGTGGGCAAATCTTTGATGTTCCGGTCGATACGGCGTGAGCAATTTGTTAAAGTTTCGTTAATGTCTCTCGAAACAGATTTTATCGTTATCGGCAGCGGAGTTGCGGGGCTTCGAGCCTCCATCGAGCTGGCTTCGGGCGGAGCTAATGTTACGGTCCTGACCAAGGACAAGGCGAGTGAATCGAATACTGAGTACGCTCAGGGCGGCGTTGCGGTTGTTTTGTCAGACGATGACAACGCCGAGCTGCACGAAGGCGACACGCTGATCGCGGGAGCCGGCCTTTGCGACGAACAGGCGGTCGAGACGCTCGTCAACGAAGGGACAAAATACATCAAGCAGCTCATCGATTGGGGCGGCGAATTTGACCGAGAGGGTGGCAAGCTTGTTTTCACTCAGGAAGCCGCTCATTCGCGCCGCCGCATCATACATGCTCACGGTGATTCGACCGGAGCCGAGTTCGTGCGTTCCCTCATCGCCCGTGCCAGGGTTGAAAGGACGATCAACCTGACACCGTTCGCCAACACCGAAAGCCTGATCGTTCGCGATGGGCGATGCGTCGGCGTGAGGTTCCTCGATCCGGTGCTTCGTGCCCCGCGGGAGGTCTTCGCAAAGGCCGTGATCATGTGCACGGGCGGAGCCGGACAGCTATATCAGCACACGACCAATCCGCCGGTCGCGACGGGCGACGGAATGGCAATGGCGTATTTTGCCGGTGCCGAGATGGCGGATATGGAATTTATCCAATTCCATCCGACGGCATTGAATCTCGACGGCGCACCGCGATTTCTACTCTCCGAAGCGATGCGCGGCGAGGGCGGTATTCTCAAAAACAAATACGGCGAGCGCTTTATGCCAAACTACGACGAACGCGCTGAGCTTGCTCCACGCGACATCGTCGCCCGTTCGATCGTCGCCGGAATGCGCCGGACGGGCACGCGAACGGTCTTCCTTGATATGTCGTCGATGGACGAGGAGTTTCTCAAACACCGCTTCCCTAAGATATACGACACATGCAAAATGTACGGCCTCAACATCGCGACCGACCCGCTGCCCGTCTCGCCCGCGTCGCACTACTGTATGGGTGGCATCCGCACGGATCTGTGGGGACGCAGCACGCTTCCCGGACTTTATGCGGCCGGCGAGGTAACGTGTACGGGAGTTCACGGTGCGAATCGGTTGGCGTCAAATTCCCTGCTTGAAGGCTTAGTTTTCGGAGCAAGAGCCGGAGTCGCGGCAGCGGATGACAGTCGGCAGTTGGCAGTTGGCGGTTGGCGGTCAGCCGACGAAAACCAAAGACCCGAAGCCAAAGACCAAAAACCATTCCTCTCAACTGCGGTTCGCAAACGCGTCAAACGAATCATGTGGGAACGCGTCGGAATTCTTCGGGACAAAGATTCGCTTACGCGGGCGATCAGAGAATTCGACCAGATCGCTGCCGGCAACCTCAGTACGTCCTCGCGCAACTTTGTCACTCTCGCCAAACTTGTTGCAGCCGGAGCCCTCTGGCGCGAAGAATCTCGCGGCGGACATTTTCGTAACGATTTTCCCGAGCAGGACGACCGCTTCAAGGTTCATTCGATACAGCGTTTAAGCGAAACTATTTCTTCATCCGCTCTTATTTCAACCTTTGCTAAAGTTAAAAATTAGGCAATATCTTATCTAACGATTCGAGCAGAGCAGCACCGCGTAGCGACGGCTCTTCACGATCGGTCCGGCTGATCGACAGGACATTGCCCTCGGGCGAGATCAGAAATGTGGTCGGAAAACTATTGACCCGCAAACCTTCTCTCAGAAACTCGACGACGCTGGCAAACTGGGCGTTCGTCCATGTCATTCCGGCATCTTTCAATCCCTTCTTCATTGAATCGACCGTGTAATCCTCGTCGGTATTCAGCCCCACTATCACCAAATTTCGCGCACTAAACCGCCGATGGGCTTCGCGGATGTATGGCAACTCACGCCGGCATGGGCCGCACCAAAATCCCCAGACATCGAGGAGGACGTACTTTCCGCGAAACTCTGAGAACTTGCGCTTCTTACCTTCGAAATCAGTAAAATTGAAGTCCGGGAATTCTTTGTTGATGTATACCTCGCGGCGTTTATAGTCTTTCGCTTCGCGTTCTGTGACTATTATCTGATTCTTTCCGATGTCGGCCTTTTTTGTTGCTAAATAGACCTCGCCAACACGAAAAACAACTGTCTCATCGTTAGCTTTGGTCGATTCGGCCGACATTTTGCCCATGTCGACACTTCCGTTACTGTCCGCGTCAACGCCGAGCAGGCCGGCCTGCGGATTGACCTTGTTCTTGCCCGGATCATAGGCATATTGAAATATGATCTTTTTGCCGCGCACATCAACCGCTCCGCGTGCCATGACCTCGGTCGATTGGGTCACCAGACGATCCTCAGGCCCCATCTTCTCCATCTTTACCGATTTGAAATATTGAATGTAGATCGGACAGGTCTTAAACAAACCTTCCTTCATTTTCAACTCTGCTGTGATCTCCCACAGATATGGATTATCGGATTCGGATGGTTTGAGTGTGTGTTTTTCCTCGGGAGCAAGTGTACCGTCACCATCCAAATCAACGTATAATACAGGCAATTCGCCCCGCTGTTCGACGAGCAATGTGATCACCGAATAATTCTGCGTCCGCGGATCCATAAGCCGCGATGCCGCCAGGTGAGCGTTCTCAGACGCTTCAAAACTGCCTTTTAATTTGTCGCGCGTAACGAACTTGAGGATCACTTGCTCAAAATCTTCTTTGTTCGCAACAAGATTCGGCTCAAATTGCCCGGTAAAATCGCCGGCAACTACGGTAGAGGTAAAAAACAGGCATATTAGGAGCTGAAAAAACATTGTCGGAGGTTTATTTTTCATTGTGGTTTGAGGGACGTAGTGCAATGTCTGACTTGAACAGCCAAAGTTTAGGCAATAGACTATCGTAAGTCAACTTTTTTTCACCTTCGTTTTTCTGTTAAATTTGTCGCGAGATCGCCGATTGCCGGCGGGGTAAATCTTTCTATGAGTTTCGGAGCAACTTCACTAAACTTAGCGTCGATAATCACGCACAATGCAAAGCTGTCGCCTGACAACGAAGCGATCGTCTGGGACAATGTCCGGATCACTTACGGCGAACTCGACAAATTGTCGAACCGCGTCGCCAACGCCCTGACCGAAATGGGCATCGGCCACGGCGACAAGGTCGCGCTCAATTGCATAAACATCCCGTATTTCCCCGTCGTGTATTACGGCATCATGAAAGCCGGAGCCGCGGTCGTGCCGCTGTGCGTTTTGTTCAAGGCGGCGGAGATCGAATATCATCTCCGCGATTCCGACGCCAAGGCAGTGTTCGTGTTCGAAGGAACACCCGAACTGCCGATGCTCATCTCGACCAAAGCGGCCTTTGACGCGGTCGACAGTTGCGAGCATCTGATCATTATGACGGCCGATATGATCGCGCCGTCACCGATCGAGGAGCATAAAACGCTGACGCAGATCACGTACGATAAATCCGAAGAATTCGAGATCTATCCGACGAGCCCGAATGACACCTGCGCGATCCTCTACACATCCGGCACGACCGGACAGCCCAAGGGGGCGGAACTGACGCACCTAAATCTCTACTCGAACGTCACCACGACGTTCCTGATCCATCTACCGGTGCTCGATTTTACCGATGGAGTGCAGAAGACCTGCCTCATCACGCTTCCTTTATTCCACACAACGGGCCAGACGGTGCAGATGAACACGCAGATGTACGCGGGCCACCGCGTGGTTTTGCTGCCGCGATTCGACGCTAAACAAACGCTCGACACGATGGTGCAGGAAAAAGTGAATTTCTGGGTCGGCGTACCGACGATGTATTGGGCCCTGCTCAAGTACGCCGAGGAAACCGGCTACGACATCAGCAAGGTCTCGGAGAACATGAAGGTCTGCACCTCGGGTGGTGCTCCGATGCCGGTAGAGGTTATGCTCGACTTTCAGAACAAATTCGGCGTCCGCGTGATGGAAGGCTACGGCCTCAGCGAGACGTCGCCGCTCGCGACTTTCAACCATTTCGAACGCCCGTCAAAGGCCGGAACCGTCGGCCAGGCGATCTTCGGCGTCGATGTTCGGTGTTTTGACGACGATGACAACGAAGTTCCACGCGGAACGCGAGGCGAGGTCGTCATTCGCGGCACGAACGTGATGAAAGGCTACTACAAACGCCCCGAGGCGACCGCCGAAGCGTTCCGTAACGGCTGGTTTCACACCGGCGACATCGGCGTGATGGACGACGAAGGCTATCTTTCGATCGTTGACCGCAAAAAAGACATGATCCTCCGCGGCGGTTACAACGTCTATCCGCGGCAGCTCGA from Acidobacteriota bacterium includes the following:
- a CDS encoding TlpA family protein disulfide reductase, with the translated sequence MKNKPPTMFFQLLICLFFTSTVVAGDFTGQFEPNLVANKEDFEQVILKFVTRDKLKGSFEASENAHLAASRLMDPRTQNYSVITLLVEQRGELPVLYVDLDGDGTLAPEEKHTLKPSESDNPYLWEITAELKMKEGLFKTCPIYIQYFKSVKMEKMGPEDRLVTQSTEVMARGAVDVRGKKIIFQYAYDPGKNKVNPQAGLLGVDADSNGSVDMGKMSAESTKANDETVVFRVGEVYLATKKADIGKNQIIVTEREAKDYKRREVYINKEFPDFNFTDFEGKKRKFSEFRGKYVLLDVWGFWCGPCRRELPYIREAHRRFSARNLVIVGLNTDEDYTVDSMKKGLKDAGMTWTNAQFASVVEFLREGLRVNSFPTTFLISPEGNVLSISRTDREEPSLRGAALLESLDKILPNF
- a CDS encoding long-chain fatty acid--CoA ligase; translation: MSFGATSLNLASIITHNAKLSPDNEAIVWDNVRITYGELDKLSNRVANALTEMGIGHGDKVALNCINIPYFPVVYYGIMKAGAAVVPLCVLFKAAEIEYHLRDSDAKAVFVFEGTPELPMLISTKAAFDAVDSCEHLIIMTADMIAPSPIEEHKTLTQITYDKSEEFEIYPTSPNDTCAILYTSGTTGQPKGAELTHLNLYSNVTTTFLIHLPVLDFTDGVQKTCLITLPLFHTTGQTVQMNTQMYAGHRVVLLPRFDAKQTLDTMVQEKVNFWVGVPTMYWALLKYAEETGYDISKVSENMKVCTSGGAPMPVEVMLDFQNKFGVRVMEGYGLSETSPLATFNHFERPSKAGTVGQAIFGVDVRCFDDDDNEVPRGTRGEVVIRGTNVMKGYYKRPEATAEAFRNGWFHTGDIGVMDDEGYLSIVDRKKDMILRGGYNVYPRQLEEVIMTHPAVSLVAVIGVPDDRLGEEVKAFVVLNQGFDLTEEEFIAWCRDQIAANKYPRKVEFREALPIGNTGKIFKRALKEEVGSA